AGAATAATGACAATGCCAATACCACCAACAAAATCATAAATGAATTGGGAGATGATGCCGCCGATCAATCCACTGAAACGAAAAGAATTATCCAATATACCATAACGAAATATTTGTGCGGCGCCCAGAGTAATTGAAGATAATACAACAACACCAATTAAATAACCAGAGAGGCGACTGATCGCTTCAAATTCTTTGTGTGTAAAAAACCAAATTCCCCACGAAATCGCTAAAAGGGGTAAAATAAATGAACTATAACCAAAGGTGAGTTTAATGAAAAAATAGCCAATCCAAACACCAAGGATTCCCATGGGATTTTCCACACGAACATTTGGTGAAATACCCGGATCTTCAAAAGGGCTGTATCCTAGCAAACTGATAAAAACTAATAGTGAAATAGCTACGGCCAGAATACCTAATATTTCTAATCTTCTTTCTTTCATTAAAATAATTCTCCATGTGATTCCGTCATTTCATCATACCAATCCACAAACCGACTGACACCAACATCAATACTAATTTGAGCTTCATAATCTAAACGTGATTTAGCACGGGATACGTCTGAAAAAGTTTGGAGAACATCGCCGGCAGGTAATGCTTGTCGCTCAAGTTTGGGGTCAACCCCAACACGCTCGCCAATCACATGAACTAATTCATCTAGTTTTACCGGCTCTGAATTTCCCAAGTTGTAGATAGCATATTGATCTTCAGCGTTCATGGCGCCAAATATACCATTAATTATATCGTCGATATATGTGTAATCCCGCGCCGTAGAACCATCGCCAAAGAAGGGAATAGCCTCTCCTCGTTTCATCATTCGGGTAAATTTATGAATAGCCATTTCTGGACGTTGTCTAGGCCCATAAACGGTGAAAAACCGAAGGCATGATGTGGGGATTTCACTCAAATGATGATAGGTATAACACATCACTTCACCCATTTTTTTTGTGGCACCATAAGGGGAAATTTGAAAATCCACAATATCATCTTCGGAAAATGGTGTTTTTTTATTATTACCATACACTGAGGATGAACTAGCAAATAAGAATTTTTGCACATTCGATTTCTGCATGGCCTCCAACAAAGTTTGGGTACCGTTAATATTCACATCGGTATAAAGCAAGGGATCTTCAATCGAAGGTCTTACACCTGCCATGGCAGCCAAATGTACGACAACTTCAAAATCGTTTTTCTCAAACAATTGAGAGACCAATT
Above is a window of Candidatus Neomarinimicrobiota bacterium DNA encoding:
- a CDS encoding SDR family NAD(P)-dependent oxidoreductase, yielding MEKTSNKSVLVTGGSGFIGSHLTDQLLAAGNKVVCLDNLNEFYNPRIKELNRSSHSDYDEYTFVKGDIRDSELVSQLFEKNDFEVVVHLAAMAGVRPSIEDPLLYTDVNINGTQTLLEAMQKSNVQKFLFASSSSVYGNNKKTPFSEDDIVDFQISPYGATKKMGEVMCYTYHHLSEIPTSCLRFFTVYGPRQRPEMAIHKFTRMMKRGEAIPFFGDGSTARDYTYIDDIINGIFGAMNAEDQYAIYNLGNSEPVKLDELVHVIGERVGVDPKLERQALPAGDVLQTFSDVSRAKSRLDYEAQISIDVGVSRFVDWYDEMTESHGELF